In Nasonia vitripennis strain AsymCx chromosome 2, Nvit_psr_1.1, whole genome shotgun sequence, a genomic segment contains:
- the LOC103315393 gene encoding uncharacterized protein LOC103315393 isoform X3 codes for MLTGWGTVPIIVEKYTDGCYSLSSVQLIYTKDCTNNILTINKLRIMDIGQALFIEINIKVIQTNLSNKSNNFFLLSICFIPPKESYSLLYIGKYNIHRPNKCSARQIFLRTEGKDHSQKRIFCTTQPLIENQTMESSRGWG; via the exons ATGCTTACCGGATGGGGAACTGTACCCATCATAGTGGAAAAATACACCGACGGTTGCTACAGTTTGAGTTCAGTGCAACTCATATATAC GAAAGATTGCACGAATAATATACTTACTATCAATAAATTGCGAATAATGGACATTGGACAAgcattatttattgaaatcaatataaaag TGATACAGACAAATTTGTCCAACAAGtcaaataacttttttttactttccaTATGTTTCATACCGCCAAAAGAAAG TTACTCATTACTATATATAGGAAAGTATAACATTCATCGACCAAATAAATGCAGTGCAAGGCAGATTTTTTTGAGAACGGAAGGAAAAGATCACTCGCAGAAGAGAATCTTCTGCACGACACAGCCCCTAATCGAA AATCAAACGATGGAAAGTTCCAGAGGCTGGGGCTGA
- the LOC103315393 gene encoding uncharacterized protein LOC103315393 isoform X1, translating to MLTGWGTVPIIVEKYTDGCYSLSSVQLIYTKDCTNNILTINKLRIMDIGQALFIEINIKVIQTNLSNKSNNFFLLSICFIPPKESYSLLYIGKYNIHRPNKCSARQIFLRTEGKDHSQKRIFCTTQPLIEASIMVVCFVCTLNGRIHTHKGSTLIESNDGKFQRLGLKYSVNS from the exons ATGCTTACCGGATGGGGAACTGTACCCATCATAGTGGAAAAATACACCGACGGTTGCTACAGTTTGAGTTCAGTGCAACTCATATATAC GAAAGATTGCACGAATAATATACTTACTATCAATAAATTGCGAATAATGGACATTGGACAAgcattatttattgaaatcaatataaaag TGATACAGACAAATTTGTCCAACAAGtcaaataacttttttttactttccaTATGTTTCATACCGCCAAAAGAAAG TTACTCATTACTATATATAGGAAAGTATAACATTCATCGACCAAATAAATGCAGTGCAAGGCAGATTTTTTTGAGAACGGAAGGAAAAGATCACTCGCAGAAGAGAATCTTCTGCACGACACAGCCCCTAATCGAAGCAAGTATTATGGTCGTATGTTTTGTATGTACTCTTAATGGGAGAATACATACACATAAGGGATCCACTTTAATAGAATCAAACGATGGAAAGTTCCAGAGGCTGGGGCTGAAATATTCCGTGAACTCTTGA
- the LOC103315393 gene encoding uncharacterized protein LOC103315393 isoform X2, which yields MLTGWGTVPIIVEKYTDGCYSLSSVQLIYTKDCTNNILTINKLRIMDIGQALFIEINIKVIQTNLSNKSNNFFLLSICFIPPKESYSLLYIGKYNIHRPNKCSARQIFLRTEGKDHSQKRIFCTTQPLIEASIMVVCFFQRLGLKYSVNS from the exons ATGCTTACCGGATGGGGAACTGTACCCATCATAGTGGAAAAATACACCGACGGTTGCTACAGTTTGAGTTCAGTGCAACTCATATATAC GAAAGATTGCACGAATAATATACTTACTATCAATAAATTGCGAATAATGGACATTGGACAAgcattatttattgaaatcaatataaaag TGATACAGACAAATTTGTCCAACAAGtcaaataacttttttttactttccaTATGTTTCATACCGCCAAAAGAAAG TTACTCATTACTATATATAGGAAAGTATAACATTCATCGACCAAATAAATGCAGTGCAAGGCAGATTTTTTTGAGAACGGAAGGAAAAGATCACTCGCAGAAGAGAATCTTCTGCACGACACAGCCCCTAATCGAAGCAAGTATTATGGTCGTATGTTTT TTCCAGAGGCTGGGGCTGAAATATTCCGTGAACTCTTGA
- the LOC103315393 gene encoding uncharacterized protein LOC103315393 isoform X4, with the protein MLTGWGTVPIIVEKYTDGCYSLSSVQLIYTKDCTNNILTINKLRIMDIGQALFIEINIKVIQTNLSNKSNNFFLLSICFIPPKERKV; encoded by the exons ATGCTTACCGGATGGGGAACTGTACCCATCATAGTGGAAAAATACACCGACGGTTGCTACAGTTTGAGTTCAGTGCAACTCATATATAC GAAAGATTGCACGAATAATATACTTACTATCAATAAATTGCGAATAATGGACATTGGACAAgcattatttattgaaatcaatataaaag TGATACAGACAAATTTGTCCAACAAGtcaaataacttttttttactttccaTATGTTTCATACCGCCAAAAGAAAG GAAAGTATAA
- the LOC100678482 gene encoding 1,5-anhydro-D-fructose reductase, which produces MAVPTWTFNDGNKIPAIGLGTYLSKPGEVEIAVKYAIDIGYRHIDTASFYDNEKEVGDAIREKIEEGVIKREDIFVTTKLWSNTHKEDQVVPTCKKSLANLGLEYVDLYLIHWPFAFKEGDELLPKDASGKLLLSDTDYLETWKGMEECKRQGLARSIGVSNFNSEQITRLLEAAKIKPVNNQVEVSLKLNQKALIEFCKKHDITVTGYSPLGRPGNRYGITNAWDDPIIQELVKKYGKTPAQIACRFVSQLGAIPIPKSVTKSRIKENFEIFDFSLTDEEINSIQSIATGERVAPMEDAKESKYYPFNIPF; this is translated from the exons ATGGCTGTACCTACCTGGACTTTCAACGATGGAAATAAAATTCCAGCAATTGGACTTGGAACATATTTG tcCAAGCCAGGGGAAGTAGAAATAGCTGTAAAGTATGCTATTGATATAGGCTATCGACACATTGATACCGCATCATTTTATGACAATGAAAAAGAAGTTGGCGATGCTATTCGAGAAAAAATTGAGGAAGGAGTAATTAAGAGAGAAGATATTTTCGTCACAACAAAA CTTTGGAGTAATACCCATAAAGAAGATCAAGTCGTTCCAACATGTAAAAAGTCGTTGGCAAATCTTGGATTAGAGTATGTTGATCTCTATCTTATTCACTGGCCATTTGCATTTAAA GAAGGCGATGAACTTTTACCAAAAGATGCCTCAGGAAAATTATTACTTTCTGACACTGATTATCTAGAAACATGGAAAGGAATGGAGGAATGCAAACGTCAAGGTCTTGCGCGAAGTATTGGCGTCAGTAATTTCAATTCAGAGCAAATTACAAGATTGCTTGAAGCAGCTAAAATTAAACCAGTTAATAATCAG GTCGAGGTATCGCTGAAATTGAACCAAAAGGCTTTAATTGAGTtttgtaaaaaacacgataTTACAGTTACTGGATATTCGCCATTGGGAAGACCAGGAAATCGCTATGGAATAACAAATGCATGGGATGATCCTATAATCCAAGaacttgtaaaaaaatatggaaaaacaCCTGCACAAATTGCATGCAGATTTGTG TCACAATTGGGTGCAATACCAATACCAAAATCAGTGACCAAATCACGTATTaaggaaaattttgaaatcttTGATTTCTCGCTAACCGATGAAGAAATTAATTCTATACAATCAATTGCAACGGGAGAAAGAGTTGCCCCAATGGAAGA CGCTAAAGAGTCAAAGTACTACCCATTCAACATTCCGTTTTAA
- the LOC100120551 gene encoding aldo-keto reductase AKR2E4, translated as MTVPTIFMNNGYTMPSFGFGTYSLKGKEGEKVIKHAIELGYRLIDTALLYDNEKTVGNAVREKIKDGTVKRENLFITTKLGNKFHRADQVVFSCEQSLQNLGLDYVDLFLMHSPISLEETDDPTKIVPSNIDYVETWKGMEECKKRGLARTIGISNFNSEQIARLMSAATIKPVNNQVEVNLNLPQKPMTEFCKKHNISVTGYSPLGKPGKRPHIKNLWLDPIVLELSQKYAKTPAQISLRFVVQMGVIPIPMSDKLSHIKENLEIFDFSLTDEEMSRLQNIGTGARVVPLDKYKDAKYYPFNIPF; from the exons ATGACAGTGCCAAcaatttttatgaataatgGCTATACAATGCCATCCTTCGGTTTTGGAACATATTCC ctTAAAGGcaaagaaggagagaaagtTATAAAACATGCTATTGAACTTGGATATAGACTCATTGATACAGCTTTGTTGTATGATAATGAGAAGACAGTAGGCAATGCTGTacgtgaaaaaattaaagacgGAACTGTGAAAAGGGAAAACCTTTTCATCACAACAAAG TTAGGGAATAAATTTCATCGTGCTGATCAGGTTGTTTTTAGCTGTGAACAGTCCTTGCAAAATCTTGGACTTGATTACGTAgatctttttttaatgcacAGTCCGATTTCGCTGGAG gAAACAGATGATCCAACGAAAATTGTACCTTCCAATATTGATTATGTAGAAACTTGGAAAGGCATGGAGGAATGCAAAAAACGAGGTCTCGCGCGTACTATTGGAATAAGTAATTTCAATTCAGAACAAATCGCTAGACTGATGTCCGCAGCAACAATCAAACCTGTTAATAATCAG GTTGAAGTAAACTTAAATTTACCCCAAAAACCAATGAcagaattttgtaaaaaacacAATATTAGTGTTACGGGTTATTCACCTCTTGGGAAGCCGGGAAAGCGACCACATATAAAAAATCTATGGTTAGATCCAATCGTGCTGGAATTGTCCCAAAAATATGCGAAAACACCAGCTCAAATTTCATTACGATTTGTT GTTCAAATGGGGGTCATTCCCATACCTATGTCGGATAAATTATCACATATTAAGGAAAATCTTGAAATTTTCGACTTTAGTTTAACAGATGAAGAGATGAGTAGGCTTCAAAATATTGGGACTGGTGCAAGAGTAGTACCACTCGATAA ATACAAGGACGCGAAATACTACCCGTTCAATATtcctttttga